A genome region from Prochlorococcus marinus CUG1417 includes the following:
- a CDS encoding aspartate aminotransferase family protein has translation MNTYSRFDISFKKGKGCWLWDKTGKRYLDAVAGIATCSLGHSDRVLRRRLSTQLKKIQHISNLYNIEEQEQLSRTLTNMSCAKSVFFCNSGAEANESAIKLIKKYGNKTNKGKESIILAAESSFHGRTLAALSATGQPKYQKGFEPMIQGFKFFKFNNFDSVKKLFEECENNDQKISGVLVEPIQGEGGVIPGSKIFFKSLREICDKYNSLLILDEVQSGVGRTGKMWGYENLGIEPDGFTLAKGLGGGHAIGALLVKEKANIFSPGDHASTFGGNPFACKAALTVLEEINRRNIINNVYLRGKQLSAGFEELSKKFPNIINGKRGLGLIQGLVINDNYADAKKITTKAFDKGLLVVPAGGNVVRIVPPLVISRREINILLDKLNSIFEEL, from the coding sequence ATGAATACCTATAGTCGATTCGATATATCTTTCAAAAAAGGAAAAGGTTGTTGGCTATGGGACAAAACAGGCAAAAGGTATCTTGATGCAGTCGCTGGTATAGCAACTTGTAGTCTTGGACATAGCGACAGAGTTTTAAGAAGAAGGTTATCAACTCAACTAAAAAAGATTCAGCACATTTCTAATCTCTACAACATTGAAGAACAAGAACAATTAAGCAGAACTTTAACGAATATGAGTTGTGCTAAAAGCGTCTTCTTCTGTAATAGTGGTGCGGAAGCAAATGAATCAGCAATTAAATTAATTAAAAAATATGGAAATAAAACAAATAAAGGTAAAGAATCAATAATTCTCGCAGCAGAATCCAGCTTCCATGGAAGGACCCTTGCAGCCTTGAGTGCCACTGGACAACCAAAATATCAAAAAGGTTTCGAACCAATGATTCAAGGGTTCAAATTTTTTAAATTTAACAATTTTGATTCGGTAAAAAAATTATTTGAAGAGTGTGAAAATAATGACCAAAAAATTTCCGGTGTTTTAGTTGAACCAATACAAGGCGAAGGCGGTGTAATTCCTGGTAGTAAAATATTTTTTAAAAGCTTGAGAGAAATATGTGATAAATATAATTCTCTTCTCATTTTAGATGAAGTCCAAAGTGGAGTAGGTCGGACAGGGAAAATGTGGGGTTATGAGAATTTAGGAATTGAACCTGATGGATTCACCCTTGCTAAAGGATTAGGAGGAGGTCATGCAATTGGAGCATTATTGGTAAAAGAAAAAGCCAACATTTTTTCTCCAGGAGATCATGCAAGCACTTTTGGAGGGAACCCATTCGCTTGTAAAGCTGCCCTAACTGTATTAGAAGAAATAAATAGAAGAAATATTATCAATAATGTTTATCTAAGAGGGAAACAATTAAGTGCTGGGTTTGAAGAATTGTCAAAAAAATTTCCAAATATTATTAATGGGAAAAGAGGTTTAGGTTTAATACAAGGTCTTGTAATCAATGATAATTATGCTGATGCAAAAAAAATTACAACAAAAGCTTTTGATAAAGGATTACTGGTAGTTCCTGCAGGAGGAAATGTTGTAAGGATTGTCCCGCCATTAGTTATTTCTCGAAGAGAAATTAATATTCTTTTGGATAAACTAAATTCAATTTTTGAAGAGTTATAG
- a CDS encoding bifunctional folylpolyglutamate synthase/dihydrofolate synthase, with translation MKNANLKTFELLSPKYERDNIKLGLSRIKKALQKLGNPCENIPAIQIIGTNGKGSIAAYLESILFEAERNFGVTTSPHLLDVCERIRVNKKNIKKTDFEKIYGLVEKNFSAFELTPFEKIICCALNFFDNKKVELLILEAGLGGRLDATTAHKSRPIIAIGNIGLDHKEFLGDTIEKIAKEKLAVIEKNSVVISFNQNIEVEKLINKKVEEVGAEIIWKDSISNSYELGLKGIFQQQNASVALGAIEALNKLGFNIKEKHISEGLKKAVWKGRLEIINYFNKEILVDCAHNYPAAKALSNERSNWENEDKGIYWILGVQKQKDICAILKTLLKKNDHLLLVPVPNQPSWQLNDLSQIKEIDFQKTIEFKTFELAIEYLFSLEKWPPNHPVLTGSIFLVAEFINFVNKQKY, from the coding sequence TTGAAAAATGCAAATTTAAAAACTTTTGAATTATTATCTCCTAAATACGAAAGGGATAATATCAAGTTAGGTTTATCAAGAATTAAAAAAGCACTTCAAAAACTTGGTAATCCTTGTGAGAATATCCCTGCAATACAAATTATCGGAACCAATGGGAAAGGATCAATCGCGGCATATTTAGAAAGTATACTTTTTGAAGCCGAAAGGAATTTTGGTGTAACGACATCTCCTCATCTTTTGGACGTATGCGAGAGGATTAGAGTTAATAAAAAAAATATAAAAAAAACTGATTTTGAAAAAATCTATGGATTGGTAGAAAAAAATTTTTCCGCATTTGAATTAACTCCTTTTGAAAAAATCATTTGCTGCGCACTAAATTTTTTTGACAATAAAAAAGTTGAATTACTCATTCTTGAAGCTGGCTTAGGGGGACGATTGGACGCGACAACAGCCCATAAATCTAGACCAATAATTGCTATTGGGAATATTGGCCTAGATCATAAAGAATTTCTTGGAGATACCATTGAAAAAATTGCCAAAGAGAAATTAGCAGTTATTGAAAAAAACTCAGTTGTCATATCGTTCAACCAAAACATTGAAGTTGAAAAATTAATAAACAAAAAAGTTGAAGAGGTTGGAGCAGAAATTATCTGGAAAGATTCGATTTCAAACAGTTATGAGCTTGGATTAAAAGGAATTTTCCAACAGCAAAATGCTTCAGTCGCACTTGGAGCAATTGAAGCTCTCAATAAGTTGGGATTTAATATTAAAGAAAAACACATATCTGAAGGTCTTAAAAAGGCAGTTTGGAAGGGAAGGCTAGAAATAATAAATTATTTCAACAAAGAAATTCTTGTAGATTGTGCGCATAATTATCCTGCGGCAAAAGCACTCTCTAATGAAAGAAGCAATTGGGAGAATGAAGATAAAGGAATTTATTGGATTTTAGGTGTCCAAAAACAAAAAGATATTTGCGCAATATTAAAAACACTTCTAAAAAAAAATGATCACTTATTACTTGTGCCAGTACCAAACCAACCTAGTTGGCAATTAAACGATCTCTCTCAGATTAAAGAAATTGACTTTCAAAAAACAATTGAATTTAAAACATTTGAACTTGCAATTGAGTATTTGTTTTCCCTAGAGAAATGGCCACCTAATCATCCTGTTCTAACAGGTTCTATTTTTTTAGTTGCTGAATTTATTAATTTCGTAAATAAACAAAAATATTAA
- a CDS encoding FAD-binding oxidoreductase produces MTSNTLKFIDKFRAVNNLEIIESQSDIKRLSKDFYNYSPILTEKLDECIADLVVRPKDQKAIKEVAEICWEFSIPITLRGAGTGNYGQAVPLFKGVVMQMCHFNKLEEFDPDTGFVKVQSGCVMGDLNKQLEKYGRELRLLPSTWKTATIGGFIAGGSGGIGSIRWGFLRDPGNLIGLEAVTMNEKPALLKFDAEESEPLNHAYGTNGIITSLLLATDIKRKWYSIVIDCIEFEKTIEILKTLTSAAIDLKLGAILEDEIVDQMPKWFNSNSKSHKILIQSTLGGTKTIELICKKFKVEFTFLGEEEKLVNGISEVVWNHTTLHMRSRDKNWTYLQMLLPLNNELELINFLRKKWGRKVLWHLEAVSQQGSPRLAALPVLRWNGLDELNEIMEDCKKFGAFIFNPHVLTVEGGGLGVVDADQVKAKLKFDPKGLLNPGKLEGWEVREQFNV; encoded by the coding sequence ATGACATCAAATACTCTTAAATTTATAGACAAATTTAGGGCAGTCAACAACTTAGAAATTATTGAAAGCCAATCTGACATAAAAAGACTTTCAAAAGATTTTTATAATTACTCTCCAATCCTTACTGAAAAATTAGACGAATGTATTGCCGATTTGGTTGTAAGACCTAAAGATCAAAAAGCTATAAAGGAAGTAGCAGAAATTTGTTGGGAATTTTCTATCCCAATTACTTTAAGGGGAGCAGGAACAGGTAATTATGGGCAAGCCGTCCCATTATTTAAAGGGGTTGTAATGCAGATGTGTCATTTTAATAAGTTGGAAGAATTTGATCCAGATACAGGTTTTGTAAAGGTACAGTCTGGCTGTGTTATGGGAGATTTGAACAAACAATTAGAGAAATATGGGAGGGAATTGAGGTTGCTTCCTAGTACTTGGAAAACTGCAACAATTGGAGGTTTTATTGCAGGTGGATCGGGAGGTATTGGGTCCATAAGGTGGGGATTTCTACGAGATCCAGGGAATCTTATTGGTTTAGAGGCAGTAACAATGAATGAAAAACCTGCATTATTAAAATTTGATGCTGAAGAATCCGAACCTCTAAATCATGCTTATGGGACTAATGGAATAATTACTTCTCTATTACTTGCGACTGATATCAAACGTAAGTGGTATTCAATAGTTATCGACTGTATTGAATTTGAAAAAACAATAGAAATATTAAAAACTCTTACGAGCGCAGCAATTGATCTGAAACTAGGAGCAATTCTTGAAGATGAAATTGTTGATCAAATGCCAAAATGGTTTAACAGTAATTCTAAAAGTCACAAGATATTAATTCAATCTACTCTTGGAGGAACAAAAACCATCGAGCTAATTTGTAAAAAATTCAAAGTTGAATTTACTTTCCTTGGGGAAGAAGAAAAACTCGTTAATGGAATTTCTGAAGTCGTATGGAATCATACAACTCTTCATATGAGGTCTAGGGATAAAAATTGGACTTATTTGCAGATGCTTTTGCCACTTAATAATGAACTAGAGTTGATCAATTTTTTGAGAAAAAAATGGGGTAGAAAAGTTCTTTGGCATTTAGAGGCAGTTTCTCAACAAGGATCACCGCGATTAGCGGCGTTGCCTGTATTAAGGTGGAATGGGTTAGATGAATTAAATGAAATAATGGAAGATTGTAAGAAATTTGGGGCGTTTATTTTTAATCCTCATGTTTTAACTGTAGAGGGAGGAGGTCTAGGAGTGGTTGACGCAGATCAAGTAAAAGCGAAATTAAAATTTGATCCTAAAGGGCTATTAAATCCAGGGAAATTGGAAGGTTGGGAAGTAAGGGAACAATTTAATGTTTAA
- a CDS encoding amidohydrolase family protein — MSNSGKAEVLIPRSLCLIEDFDDLTIDVEDLCSVSIGWEDGFVSVLKPLKSKNTKPNKILFPRFVETHSHFDKSFTWADFPNLESNYGGALSVNLKEHKTRTTDKVIERVEKSLKLAIQNGYRAIRSHIDTYKSQSIDIWTELFKLQKKFSSELTLQFVALAPLEFWNTSNGEELAKIFSSHGVVLGGVIVPPFNKKDTSKFLAKMLLLASEYKLEIDLHIDESSIEPGAGIKLLLETIENLKINSIPITCSHLSSLISLNDSEILNLGEKMAEKNIKVIALPLTNFWLLNRNNKTIPSKRPVAPIKQLQKSHVDVSLGSDNVQDPWYPFGNFDPFYTLSCSIPMLQLNPWDRMTLSSIFLAPSRLLNLEWDGLIKKGCPADFVILDAQRWADVFSSNLKRKVFIKGDLYC, encoded by the coding sequence GTGAGTAATTCCGGCAAAGCCGAGGTTCTTATTCCCAGAAGCCTTTGTTTAATAGAAGATTTTGATGACCTCACTATTGATGTTGAGGATTTATGTTCAGTTTCCATCGGTTGGGAGGATGGATTTGTTTCAGTATTAAAACCTTTAAAAAGTAAAAATACAAAACCAAATAAAATTTTATTTCCAAGATTTGTTGAAACTCATTCGCATTTTGATAAATCATTTACATGGGCCGATTTTCCTAATCTAGAATCAAACTATGGAGGAGCTTTATCAGTAAATCTCAAAGAACATAAAACCAGAACTACAGATAAAGTTATTGAGAGAGTTGAGAAATCATTAAAACTTGCCATTCAAAATGGATACCGAGCTATTAGAAGTCACATTGATACATACAAAAGTCAATCGATTGATATTTGGACTGAACTTTTTAAATTACAAAAAAAATTTTCATCTGAATTGACTTTACAATTCGTTGCTCTCGCTCCATTGGAATTCTGGAATACTTCTAATGGAGAAGAGTTAGCAAAAATATTTTCATCTCATGGAGTCGTTTTAGGGGGTGTTATTGTTCCTCCCTTTAATAAAAAAGATACAAGTAAATTTCTTGCAAAGATGCTTCTTCTCGCGAGTGAATATAAATTAGAGATTGATTTGCATATAGATGAATCAAGTATTGAGCCTGGAGCAGGAATAAAACTTTTATTAGAAACAATAGAAAATTTAAAAATTAATAGTATCCCAATAACTTGTAGTCATCTGAGTAGTCTTATTTCTCTAAATGATAGTGAGATTTTAAATTTAGGAGAAAAAATGGCTGAGAAAAATATTAAGGTTATTGCTTTACCCCTTACAAATTTTTGGCTGTTGAATAGAAATAATAAAACTATCCCTTCAAAAAGGCCAGTCGCGCCAATTAAGCAATTACAAAAATCTCACGTAGATGTATCTCTAGGTAGTGATAATGTTCAAGATCCTTGGTACCCATTTGGTAACTTTGACCCTTTTTATACGTTGTCGTGCTCAATACCTATGCTTCAACTAAATCCATGGGACAGGATGACTCTATCTTCTATTTTTTTAGCTCCAAGTAGGTTATTAAACCTAGAATGGGATGGTTTAATTAAAAAGGGCTGCCCTGCTGACTTTGTGATTTTAGATGCACAAAGATGGGCAGATGTTTTTTCGAGTAACCTAAAAAGAAAAGTATTTATTAAAGGCGATTTATATTGCTAA